The following proteins come from a genomic window of Nostoc sp. TCL26-01:
- a CDS encoding PD-(D/E)XK nuclease family protein, whose amino-acid sequence MSTPDRLFVSYHLWSLVAPGIGQERWHCQMRRGFIKARQHEPQVKALLTQATAPQRIGILAQKGVYEFHHNRHLLTRTDGVEQVAQLLKLSNSSVQVQQRVLRILQKYYDAPLLLGKRILQLTRGDEGFPKPILIERENDRFRLYAAMDCIFIDADDQHTLHILDFKTGKSAFDRRQALVYLLAAHYLYPDRKAVASFYNLELCQKSELISLKNRELESLKSELINIAKKHQADVQQYQEEARGFNEIFPPNPGYHCRFCPFQSICNFSAPPSQGQSLPIIKTNNSSR is encoded by the coding sequence ATGTCAACCCCCGATCGACTTTTTGTTAGTTATCACCTCTGGTCTTTAGTTGCCCCAGGAATAGGGCAAGAACGTTGGCATTGCCAGATGAGACGGGGGTTTATCAAAGCGCGTCAACATGAACCACAAGTCAAAGCACTGTTAACACAGGCTACCGCACCTCAGCGAATTGGTATACTCGCCCAAAAAGGCGTTTATGAGTTTCATCATAATCGACATTTGTTAACCCGAACCGATGGAGTAGAACAAGTTGCTCAATTATTGAAACTAAGTAACTCCTCGGTACAGGTGCAACAGAGAGTGCTACGAATTTTACAAAAATATTATGATGCTCCCTTACTTTTAGGGAAAAGAATCTTGCAATTAACTCGTGGTGATGAAGGCTTTCCCAAACCGATTTTAATTGAAAGAGAGAATGATCGCTTCCGTTTATATGCAGCGATGGACTGTATTTTTATCGATGCTGATGATCAACACACGTTGCATATTTTAGATTTTAAAACCGGCAAATCCGCTTTTGATAGAAGACAAGCATTAGTTTATTTATTGGCAGCACATTATCTCTATCCAGACAGAAAAGCAGTTGCCTCATTTTATAATTTAGAACTCTGTCAAAAATCTGAATTAATTAGTCTGAAAAATCGAGAGTTAGAATCCTTAAAATCTGAGTTAATTAATATTGCGAAAAAGCATCAAGCAGATGTACAACAATATCAAGAAGAGGCTAGAGGATTTAATGAAATCTTTCCACCTAATCCTGGATATCACTGTCGCTTCTGCCCTTTTCAATCTATTTGTAATTTTTCAGCGCCACCATCTCAAGGACAATCTTTGCCGATTATCAAAACTAATAACTCAAGTCGCTAG
- a CDS encoding LapA family protein → MKTFANLFISLVVAIWIMAIAIISVQNATPVSLKFLTFQSIQIPVGLVLAFSTGMGLIAMAILQPLWGVAGSLNGNSRLEEDAEFFVDDED, encoded by the coding sequence ATGAAAACTTTTGCTAATTTATTTATCTCTTTAGTTGTGGCTATTTGGATTATGGCGATCGCCATTATTTCTGTACAGAATGCTACACCAGTATCGTTGAAGTTCTTAACATTTCAATCCATACAAATTCCAGTAGGTTTAGTATTAGCTTTTAGCACTGGTATGGGATTAATTGCTATGGCTATCTTACAACCTTTGTGGGGTGTAGCTGGTTCTCTGAATGGTAATTCTCGCTTAGAAGAAGACGCAGAATTTTTTGTTGATGATGAAGATTAG
- a CDS encoding phosphoglucomutase/phosphomannomutase family protein — MSASSNSGKIKFGTDGWRGIIADDFTFPNVRKVTRAIAGYLETAYTKDRPVLIAYDTRFLADQFAQTAAQVLADLGWNVKITDRDCPTPVIAYNARHLNSAGALMFTASHNPAPYCGIKYIPDYAGPATPEITDTIVANIESASDELPSGKPSGSISTFDPKPDYLQFIYTLLDVEKIKSAQLKVKYDALYSTSRGYLDEVLQQSGVQLESFHTWRDVLFGGGMPEPKGEQLVELVEAVRQDHADLGLATDGDSDRFGIVDELGNVLTPNTVLLVLARHLIKNKGKSGAIVRTVATTHLLDNFAAKYGLPIYETAVGFKYIGEKMRETAVLIGGEESGGLSIIGHIPEKDGVLADMLIAEAIAYEGKPLSQLVKEAIAEADGPLYNNRLDLHLTEAHKLAVIDSFTKNPPSEVAGIKVKEVGRKDGIKLYLEEGSWVLLRPSGTEPLVRVYLETNSPEKLTQLAQELESAIAKLG, encoded by the coding sequence ATGAGCGCTAGTAGCAATTCTGGCAAGATAAAGTTTGGTACTGATGGATGGAGAGGCATTATAGCCGATGATTTCACTTTCCCCAATGTGCGGAAAGTGACAAGAGCGATCGCTGGTTATCTAGAAACGGCCTACACCAAAGATAGACCAGTTCTGATTGCCTACGATACAAGGTTTTTAGCTGACCAGTTTGCCCAAACAGCGGCTCAAGTCTTGGCAGACTTGGGCTGGAATGTGAAAATTACTGATCGGGATTGCCCCACACCAGTAATTGCTTACAATGCCCGTCACCTAAATTCGGCTGGGGCATTGATGTTTACGGCTAGCCATAATCCAGCACCTTATTGTGGAATTAAATATATCCCTGATTATGCTGGCCCTGCCACTCCAGAAATCACTGATACTATTGTGGCAAACATAGAAAGTGCATCAGATGAATTGCCTAGTGGCAAACCATCAGGTTCCATCTCCACTTTCGATCCCAAACCAGACTATCTGCAATTTATCTACACATTACTTGATGTAGAAAAAATCAAAAGCGCCCAACTCAAAGTCAAGTATGATGCTTTATATTCTACATCCCGTGGCTATTTAGATGAAGTCTTGCAACAAAGTGGTGTGCAATTAGAAAGTTTCCACACTTGGCGAGATGTGCTATTCGGCGGCGGGATGCCTGAACCCAAGGGAGAACAGTTGGTGGAACTGGTGGAAGCAGTGCGCCAAGATCATGCAGATTTGGGTTTAGCGACGGATGGAGATAGCGATCGCTTTGGTATTGTAGATGAGTTAGGCAACGTCCTCACCCCCAATACGGTGCTGTTGGTACTGGCACGTCATTTAATCAAAAACAAGGGCAAAAGCGGCGCGATAGTCCGCACTGTCGCCACAACTCATTTACTAGATAATTTTGCCGCTAAATACGGCTTGCCAATTTATGAAACAGCCGTGGGTTTTAAATACATTGGGGAAAAAATGCGGGAAACTGCCGTGCTGATTGGCGGTGAAGAATCAGGTGGTTTAAGTATCATCGGGCATATTCCGGAAAAAGACGGGGTTTTAGCTGATATGCTGATAGCAGAAGCGATCGCCTATGAAGGTAAACCCCTGAGTCAATTAGTCAAGGAAGCGATCGCCGAAGCTGATGGCCCCTTGTATAACAATCGTCTGGATTTACACCTGACAGAAGCCCATAAACTCGCTGTCATCGACTCCTTTACCAAAAATCCTCCTAGCGAGGTAGCTGGGATTAAAGTCAAAGAAGTCGGACGTAAGGATGGCATCAAGCTGTATTTAGAAGAAGGTAGCTGGGTATTGTTGCGCCCATCTGGTACAGAACCTCTGGTGCGCGTTTATCTAGAAACCAACTCACCCGAAAAACTTACCCAACTGGCGCAAGAATTAGAAAGTGCGATCGCTAAGTTAGGATAA